Proteins encoded together in one Ruminococcaceae bacterium KH2T8 window:
- a CDS encoding transketolase subunit B: protein MINVTPINIKTWARLGQRGSFFSIAMPDIANDHDDLKLLTADLAILSGMDRFRTAHPDKFLNVGIAEQNMIGIAAGLAMDGDMVFATTYASFIAVRSLEHVRQHLAHLGLNIKIVGSAAGVVAAKSGVSHWATEDLAFTRALPNIMVFSPADSLEAIKTAQYAASNNIPMYIRLSGGLNCPIVYKEDYEFIPGKLVCIKKHSSGSSSKKIALIATGLMVSRALDAVEILEDNESFSASCSVFNMHTIKPIDKEGLSEIFSEYDLVVTIEEHNIIGGMGSAVAEYKATLNNTPRQVFIGFNDSFYPAGSQAYVLDEAGLSPEKIAKRIMDESND, encoded by the coding sequence ATGATAAATGTAACACCTATTAACATAAAGACCTGGGCAAGACTCGGACAGAGAGGATCATTCTTTTCAATCGCGATGCCTGATATTGCGAATGATCATGATGATCTTAAGTTGTTGACTGCAGATCTCGCAATACTGTCAGGTATGGACAGATTCAGGACGGCGCATCCTGATAAGTTTCTTAATGTCGGTATAGCAGAGCAGAATATGATAGGTATAGCAGCCGGTCTTGCAATGGATGGCGATATGGTGTTCGCTACGACGTATGCTTCCTTTATTGCTGTCAGAAGCCTTGAGCATGTAAGACAGCATCTTGCTCATCTCGGATTGAATATCAAGATCGTCGGATCTGCTGCCGGTGTAGTAGCCGCTAAATCAGGTGTTTCCCATTGGGCCACGGAAGATCTTGCTTTTACCAGAGCATTGCCCAATATAATGGTGTTTTCTCCTGCGGATAGTCTGGAGGCCATCAAGACGGCTCAATATGCTGCTTCCAATAATATACCGATGTATATCAGGCTGAGTGGCGGCTTGAATTGTCCGATCGTCTATAAAGAGGACTATGAGTTCATACCGGGTAAACTGGTCTGCATCAAGAAGCACTCATCCGGATCATCTTCAAAAAAGATCGCTCTTATAGCTACGGGACTTATGGTCTCGAGGGCATTGGATGCGGTTGAAATCCTTGAGGATAACGAGAGTTTTAGTGCTTCCTGCTCAGTATTTAACATGCATACGATCAAGCCGATCGATAAAGAAGGGTTGTCTGAGATCTTTAGTGAATACGATCTGGTAGTAACGATCGAGGAGCATAATATCATCGGTGGAATGGGAAGTGCCGTTGCCGAGTATAAGGCTACACTTAACAACACGCCAAGACAGGTATTCATCGGATTTAATGATTCATTTTATCCCGCAGGTTCTCAGGCATATGTACTGGATGAAGCCGGATTGAGTCCCGAGAAGATTGCAAAGAGGATAATGGACGAAAGTAATGATTGA
- a CDS encoding Phenylacetate-coenzyme A ligase PaaK, adenylate-forming domain family: MIERFYELSPYELDKDEKRQALKQELVELTLHHRERCPEYANFLKAIDFNADDVKDPSDIPFFPVRLFKEIELLSIPRDEIFKTMTSSGTTGQQVSKIFVDKDTAMIQQKVMMKILSDHWGKKRLPMLVIDSRQTVRNRQLFTARGAAIMGLQIVARDIVYALNDDMTLNVDEVKRFLEKYSGERFIIFGFTFIVWQHFYQFFRSGNTSIDLGAYDLSEAFLMTGGGWKKLVSESISQDEFKKCINSVFGIRHFLDHYAMVEQTGCIYAECECGHLHASIYSDVFIRDPNDFSLKGIGEKGIIQTVSVLPHSYPGHSLLTEDEGMILGEDDCPCGRKGKYIKIIGRLKSAELRGCSDTYADKISRQ, encoded by the coding sequence ATGATTGAAAGATTCTATGAGTTATCTCCATATGAATTAGACAAAGATGAGAAGAGACAGGCTCTAAAACAGGAGCTTGTTGAACTTACCCTGCACCACAGGGAAAGATGTCCGGAATATGCTAATTTTCTGAAAGCGATCGATTTTAACGCGGATGACGTCAAAGATCCGTCTGATATTCCTTTTTTCCCGGTAAGACTGTTTAAGGAAATAGAGTTATTAAGCATTCCTCGAGATGAAATATTTAAGACGATGACTTCATCGGGTACTACGGGTCAACAGGTATCGAAGATCTTTGTAGACAAGGATACTGCAATGATCCAGCAAAAAGTCATGATGAAGATCCTGAGTGATCATTGGGGCAAAAAACGTCTTCCTATGCTTGTTATCGATTCCAGGCAGACTGTAAGGAACAGACAGTTGTTTACGGCCAGAGGTGCAGCAATCATGGGACTTCAGATCGTAGCGCGCGATATCGTTTACGCATTGAATGACGATATGACTCTTAATGTTGATGAAGTTAAGAGGTTTCTCGAGAAGTATTCCGGAGAAAGATTTATCATCTTTGGTTTTACGTTCATTGTATGGCAACACTTTTATCAGTTTTTCAGATCCGGGAATACTTCGATTGATCTGGGGGCCTACGATCTTTCAGAAGCATTTCTGATGACCGGAGGCGGTTGGAAAAAACTTGTTTCCGAGAGTATTTCGCAGGATGAATTCAAGAAATGCATCAACAGTGTTTTCGGGATCAGGCACTTCCTGGATCACTATGCAATGGTTGAACAGACCGGTTGTATATATGCAGAATGTGAGTGTGGTCATCTCCATGCCAGTATTTATTCTGATGTGTTCATTCGTGATCCGAATGACTTTTCTCTGAAGGGTATCGGAGAGAAAGGGATAATTCAAACTGTCTCCGTACTTCCTCATTCGTATCCAGGGCACTCTCTTCTGACGGAGGATGAAGGGATGATATTAGGTGAAGATGACTGTCCTTGCGGTAGAAAAGGCAAATACATCAAGATAATCGGAAGATTAAAGAGTGCAGAACTGCGTGGGTGCAGCGATACATATGCAGATAAGATTAGCAGACAATGA
- a CDS encoding Acyl-CoA reductase (LuxC), protein MSEYDNLLDNITYLVGDKHQLTDSYSVPAFPVFSSTVVGFLSDLSKELLSHKNIRSHVDVMSYAYWIRKASLEKEKALYDLDHRIGRGVAFHIAPSNVPVNFAVSMTSSLLAGNITIIRVSNKQFEEVDIICGAINRLLDCEAYADMKRRLCIVRYDHSDEITEYLSSICDVRIIWGGDRTIREIRRFPIPSRAIEMCFADRHSVAVIDPDAYMKMDLAEVANKFYTDTYYSDQNACSSPRIVVWTKGSPEAKRRFWSALRDKVDREYDMNPIQAVDKQSIFSELAMKTGAISLYPIAEDKHSYNKLFVVDVDSLSVSDHETVMDYKMGGGYFYQITITSLNDLVPILDKKCQTVAVLGIDKNDIVRFLMEKGVRGIDRVVNIGDTMGLEFVWDGYNMIETMSREVYIYAG, encoded by the coding sequence ATGTCGGAATATGATAATTTGCTCGATAATATAACATATCTGGTAGGAGATAAGCATCAGTTGACTGACAGTTATTCTGTGCCTGCATTTCCTGTCTTTTCTTCGACTGTTGTCGGATTCTTGAGTGATCTTTCAAAAGAGCTGCTCTCGCACAAGAATATCAGATCTCATGTTGATGTTATGTCATATGCATACTGGATCCGTAAGGCATCTCTGGAGAAGGAAAAAGCTTTATATGATCTAGATCACAGGATCGGCAGAGGGGTAGCTTTTCATATAGCTCCTTCAAATGTACCCGTGAACTTTGCCGTATCGATGACATCGTCTCTTCTCGCCGGAAACATCACCATTATCAGGGTGTCTAATAAGCAATTTGAGGAAGTGGATATTATATGCGGTGCGATAAACAGGCTTCTTGACTGCGAGGCGTATGCCGATATGAAAAGGCGCCTTTGCATTGTTCGCTATGATCACAGTGACGAGATCACGGAATATCTGTCCTCGATATGTGATGTCAGAATCATTTGGGGCGGGGACAGAACGATCAGAGAAATACGAAGATTCCCTATCCCTTCAAGAGCAATAGAGATGTGTTTTGCTGATCGACATTCGGTCGCAGTGATCGATCCTGATGCTTATATGAAAATGGATCTCGCAGAAGTTGCCAACAAGTTTTATACAGATACTTATTATTCGGATCAGAATGCATGCAGTTCTCCGAGGATCGTTGTCTGGACAAAAGGATCCCCGGAGGCAAAGCGACGTTTTTGGAGCGCGCTGAGAGATAAGGTCGATAGGGAATACGATATGAATCCTATCCAGGCTGTTGATAAACAGTCTATATTTTCCGAATTGGCAATGAAAACAGGTGCGATAAGTCTCTATCCGATCGCAGAAGACAAACACAGTTATAACAAGCTGTTTGTTGTGGATGTCGATTCACTTTCCGTATCAGATCATGAGACTGTTATGGATTACAAAATGGGGGGTGGGTATTTCTACCAGATCACAATAACGTCATTGAATGATCTGGTTCCCATTCTGGATAAAAAGTGTCAGACCGTGGCAGTTCTCGGTATTGATAAGAATGATATCGTGCGTTTTCTTATGGAAAAAGGCGTACGAGGAATAGACAGAGTTGTGAATATCGGTGATACAATGGGGCTGGAATTCGTCTGGGACGGGTATAATATGATAGAAACCATGTCAAGAGAAGTTTATATTTATGCGGGGTGA
- a CDS encoding 3-oxoacyl-[acyl-carrier protein] reductase (manually curated), with protein sequence MLLEGKTAVITGCNRGIGKAILKDFAENGANIIALVRNSSESFDEYTAELAEECKVSITKVYAELSDEDSVKNAARKIMGMKVPIDILVCNAGVGLPLSSLAMTKMEVIKNVFEINLFSQMLLTQQLSRNMMRNRKGSIIYISSSAAYDGGANIEYSASKAAILGEVKRLAVEYGPFNIRVNAVAPGLTATDMGNSMDEEEEKKALEMNVMKRKGDPKEIADAVTFLASDMSSFITAQILRVDGGLR encoded by the coding sequence ATGTTACTGGAGGGGAAAACAGCTGTGATTACCGGCTGTAATCGCGGTATAGGAAAGGCAATTCTCAAGGATTTTGCGGAGAATGGGGCTAATATAATCGCGTTGGTCCGTAACTCATCGGAAAGCTTCGATGAATACACTGCAGAGCTTGCCGAAGAGTGCAAAGTGTCGATTACTAAAGTATATGCAGAATTGAGTGATGAGGACAGTGTTAAAAATGCTGCCAGAAAGATCATGGGAATGAAGGTGCCTATAGATATTCTGGTGTGCAATGCCGGTGTCGGGTTACCGCTCAGTTCATTGGCCATGACAAAGATGGAGGTCATCAAGAACGTCTTTGAGATAAATCTGTTCTCTCAGATGTTACTTACACAGCAACTGTCTCGTAATATGATGCGAAACAGGAAAGGTAGTATAATCTACATATCTTCATCTGCTGCATATGACGGTGGTGCAAATATTGAGTACAGTGCCAGTAAAGCAGCCATTTTGGGAGAAGTCAAAAGGCTTGCAGTTGAGTACGGTCCATTTAATATCAGGGTTAATGCGGTCGCTCCCGGGCTTACTGCAACCGATATGGGAAACAGCATGGATGAAGAAGAAGAAAAGAAGGCCTTAGAGATGAACGTGATGAAGAGGAAAGGTGATCCGAAAGAGATCGCAGATGCAGTAACTTTTCTTGCTTCAGACATGTCTTCGTTTATTACTGCACAGATCTTGAGGGTTGACGGCGGACTAAGATGA
- a CDS encoding acetolactate synthase-1/2/3 large subunit translates to MIRVADYILKRIADEGVGHIFYVPGGQCVYLMDALRRSEYIEGIGMHHEQACAMAALSYSLYNNNLGACIVTTGCAGTNTFTGILHAWQDSIPMIVISGQQPYDQTIKASGLPLRQVGIQEADIETLVKPITKYAVTISSADEIAYHIDKAIYLAREGRKGPVWLDVPLNVQNSMINEDKLEHFIPEPSKPEIADSLIQETVDAINGSKRPVFLIGQGVRYAGGVQNLNQMINDFRIPVVFSRFAFDTVSYDNELNFGVVGAGGANRNANFTIQNADLVISIGCRLAIEVTGPERDQFAREAKTIVVDIDDVEHSKKGVHIDTFIHGDAKEFIEKLSAQSITTAFDDWIAKCKHWKEIFPLYPQSLDKTQPIDIKYFLNRMSEYFGESSAVTADAGLTGAVTTGSCKLGEKNRAIASLAQGEMGYALPAAIGVSFLTPDAVYSVNGDGSVMMNLQELQTIVRNDCNIKIIIINNNGYSGVRHGQKAHFRGKSIGTDPSNGLDFPDYSKLAEAFGIKYIKVNSYDEIDECLNRLSADRSPMICEVMCDPEQVDLHNGLVTYGKRKFGFRPIEDQAPYVDRELFFEEMIVKPLDTSYGTPV, encoded by the coding sequence ATGATCAGAGTAGCGGACTATATATTGAAAAGAATAGCGGACGAGGGAGTAGGACACATTTTCTATGTTCCCGGCGGTCAGTGTGTATATCTTATGGATGCACTGAGAAGAAGTGAATATATTGAAGGGATCGGTATGCATCATGAGCAGGCATGCGCAATGGCAGCTCTTTCTTACTCTCTTTACAATAATAATCTCGGCGCCTGTATAGTTACTACAGGATGCGCCGGAACAAATACATTTACCGGGATCCTCCATGCATGGCAGGACAGCATACCTATGATAGTCATATCCGGTCAGCAGCCATATGATCAGACTATCAAGGCATCGGGATTACCTTTGAGACAGGTCGGTATACAGGAAGCCGATATCGAGACGCTGGTAAAGCCGATAACAAAATATGCAGTTACGATATCCAGTGCCGACGAGATAGCTTATCATATCGATAAGGCTATCTATCTGGCGAGAGAGGGAAGAAAGGGTCCCGTATGGTTGGATGTTCCTTTAAATGTTCAGAATTCAATGATCAATGAGGATAAGCTCGAGCATTTTATTCCCGAACCGAGCAAACCGGAGATAGCGGACTCTCTTATTCAAGAGACGGTCGATGCGATCAACGGATCAAAGAGACCGGTTTTCCTTATCGGGCAGGGTGTCAGATATGCCGGCGGCGTGCAGAACTTAAATCAGATGATCAATGACTTCAGGATCCCTGTCGTTTTTTCCCGATTCGCTTTTGACACTGTTTCATATGACAATGAATTGAATTTCGGTGTCGTCGGAGCGGGTGGAGCCAATCGTAATGCAAACTTTACCATACAGAATGCTGATCTTGTTATATCTATCGGATGCAGGCTTGCAATAGAAGTAACAGGCCCGGAGCGAGATCAGTTTGCGAGAGAGGCCAAGACTATAGTAGTTGACATCGATGACGTCGAGCATTCCAAGAAGGGTGTGCATATAGATACTTTTATCCATGGTGATGCGAAGGAGTTTATTGAAAAGCTTTCCGCACAGAGTATTACGACTGCTTTTGACGATTGGATAGCAAAGTGTAAGCATTGGAAGGAAATATTCCCGTTGTATCCGCAGTCGCTGGATAAAACACAGCCTATTGATATCAAGTATTTCTTGAATCGGATGTCAGAATACTTCGGAGAATCTTCAGCGGTAACTGCCGATGCCGGCTTAACGGGTGCGGTTACTACCGGAAGTTGTAAGCTCGGAGAGAAGAACAGGGCAATAGCATCACTTGCGCAGGGCGAAATGGGTTATGCTCTTCCTGCAGCTATCGGAGTTTCATTTCTTACGCCCGATGCCGTCTATTCCGTAAACGGAGATGGTTCCGTGATGATGAATCTTCAGGAGTTGCAGACCATTGTCAGGAACGATTGCAATATAAAGATCATTATCATCAACAACAACGGATATTCCGGTGTTCGTCACGGTCAGAAAGCGCATTTCAGAGGCAAGTCTATCGGAACGGATCCTTCAAACGGATTGGATTTTCCTGATTACAGTAAGTTGGCAGAGGCGTTCGGTATTAAATATATCAAGGTAAATTCCTATGATGAGATCGATGAATGTTTGAACCGTTTATCAGCTGATCGTTCTCCGATGATATGTGAAGTAATGTGTGATCCTGAACAGGTCGATCTTCATAACGGATTAGTGACATACGGCAAGCGAAAATTCGGGTTCAGACCTATTGAGGATCAGGCTCCCTATGTGGACAGAGAATTGTTCTTTGAAGAAATGATAGTAAAGCCCCTGGATACCAGCTATGGAACCCCGGTGTGA
- a CDS encoding undecaprenyl-phosphate 4-deoxy-4-formamido-L-arabinose transferase has translation MSKKLSFVIPCYRSENTVMKVVDEIETTVDQRPEYDYEIILVNDGSPDNVWEVIRSRAEVDSRVIGINLSKNFGQHSALMAGYNHVSGDLIVSLDDDGQTPACDVFKLVDELDNGDYDIVYATYPEVKQSWFRRWGSDVAKKMSDYMFDIKNDIKASSYFVVKRYLIDEIITYKNPYPYMVGLVLRTTRNFGIVPIEQRKRLEGKSGYNLKSLFLLWLNGFTAFSVKPLEIGAYIGFFFSGLGFLFALITIIRKLFITPDMTAGWSSLISILLIVGGVIMVMLGLIGEYVGRIYICINDSPQYVVKDIVNRQGEK, from the coding sequence ATGAGTAAAAAACTGTCATTTGTTATACCTTGTTACAGATCAGAAAACACTGTAATGAAGGTTGTCGATGAGATCGAGACTACCGTAGATCAACGACCTGAATATGATTATGAGATCATCCTGGTCAATGACGGATCGCCGGATAATGTTTGGGAGGTGATCCGAAGCAGAGCCGAGGTCGATTCGAGAGTTATAGGTATCAATCTCTCAAAGAATTTCGGTCAGCACTCGGCACTGATGGCCGGGTATAACCATGTCAGCGGTGATCTGATAGTTTCTCTTGACGATGACGGGCAGACCCCGGCATGTGATGTCTTTAAGCTTGTTGATGAACTCGATAACGGAGATTATGACATTGTTTATGCGACGTATCCCGAGGTTAAGCAGAGTTGGTTTAGACGTTGGGGATCTGATGTCGCAAAAAAAATGTCTGACTATATGTTCGATATAAAGAATGACATCAAAGCTAGTAGTTATTTTGTTGTAAAGAGATATCTTATAGATGAGATCATTACATATAAGAATCCATATCCTTATATGGTTGGACTGGTCTTAAGGACAACAAGGAATTTTGGCATTGTTCCGATCGAACAAAGAAAACGTTTAGAAGGAAAATCCGGGTATAATCTGAAATCTTTGTTTTTGTTATGGCTTAACGGTTTTACGGCATTTTCCGTAAAACCGTTGGAGATAGGTGCATATATTGGTTTCTTTTTTTCAGGATTAGGATTTTTATTTGCGTTGATCACGATCATCCGAAAACTGTTTATTACTCCTGATATGACAGCAGGATGGAGTTCCCTTATCTCGATCTTACTGATCGTAGGCGGAGTGATTATGGTAATGTTGGGACTTATCGGAGAGTATGTAGGAAGAATATATATATGCATCAACGATTCGCCTCAATATGTAGTAAAGGACATTGTCAACCGACAAGGAGAAAAGTAA
- a CDS encoding methyltransferase, FkbM family, whose amino-acid sequence MSGHLSEFEHIILFGGGCLAERLYHTDSVIREKLVAVIDSVPEDKRKIDRFHGIKIVDPGSIPDPFLHEAAVVIAIGSINVCNCVKQLVEQYDLCSDNIFVVNPYSSLRFFMVNDELASDKRIPFSDERYDRVRSLLRDPESLDVFERSINSKPFESNDDVYELVSVSSLGDKFFYAEDYWNSHSFTDSMTDKATVLDCGAYIGDSIMGICRSIPEKEVYYYAFEPLKSSLDQITANKEYMDYCKELIPMAYGVGEFDEVKLFGVENSASFDGARFISEDSISSYSDTWKLDIRAIDYLDIDINGTLYIKMDIEGSELAALKGARVTIQEHHPYLAVCLYHRKNDLVDIPLYIDSLGVKYKYYLRGGYHTILWAIPQ is encoded by the coding sequence ATGAGTGGTCATCTCTCTGAATTCGAGCATATTATCCTATTTGGTGGCGGCTGCCTGGCTGAACGTTTGTATCATACCGACAGTGTAATACGAGAAAAGCTGGTTGCTGTTATTGATTCTGTTCCTGAGGATAAGCGAAAGATCGATCGTTTTCACGGAATAAAGATAGTTGATCCGGGATCGATCCCTGATCCTTTCTTGCATGAGGCTGCTGTCGTTATTGCGATCGGAAGCATTAATGTGTGTAATTGCGTTAAGCAGTTAGTTGAACAATATGACCTTTGTTCAGATAATATTTTCGTTGTTAACCCGTATTCGTCTTTAAGGTTCTTTATGGTCAATGATGAGTTGGCTTCTGACAAAAGGATCCCGTTTTCTGATGAACGATATGATAGAGTCAGGAGTCTGCTCCGTGATCCGGAATCACTCGATGTTTTCGAAAGGAGCATTAACAGTAAGCCGTTTGAATCCAACGATGATGTTTACGAGTTAGTCAGTGTAAGCAGTTTGGGTGATAAGTTCTTTTATGCTGAAGATTATTGGAACAGCCATAGTTTTACGGATTCGATGACGGATAAAGCTACCGTGCTGGATTGTGGTGCCTATATCGGGGACAGTATTATGGGCATCTGCCGATCCATCCCGGAAAAAGAGGTATATTATTATGCCTTTGAACCGTTAAAGAGCAGTTTGGATCAGATCACTGCGAATAAAGAGTATATGGATTACTGTAAAGAACTTATTCCCATGGCATACGGTGTGGGAGAGTTTGATGAAGTAAAACTGTTTGGTGTAGAAAACAGTGCATCTTTTGACGGTGCCCGCTTTATCTCTGAAGATAGTATCTCTTCATATTCAGACACATGGAAACTTGATATCAGAGCAATTGACTATCTGGATATCGATATCAACGGGACTTTATATATCAAGATGGATATAGAGGGCTCAGAGTTAGCAGCATTAAAAGGGGCACGCGTTACGATTCAAGAGCATCATCCGTATCTGGCTGTATGTTTGTACCACAGAAAGAATGACCTTGTGGATATCCCTTTATACATTGATAGTTTAGGGGTGAAGTATAAATACTATTTGCGTGGAGGATACCATACGATACTGTGGGCAATCCCTCAATGA
- a CDS encoding 4-hydroxy 2-oxovalerate aldolase, translated as MQQLLDCTLRDGAYIVDAKFGTSAIRGIVSKLQNANIDIIECGWLKNSDHKIGTTFFHVPEDIKMYVDTKKESSILVAMIDWDRYDLDHLPDNDHSILDAIRVVFPRGKAKEGIEVGRKILEKGYKVYFQAANTLAYSDEELIELAKCVNGIDAEALSIVDTFGAMYEEDLDRIIETLDEYLDPNIKIGFHSHNNQQLSFALTQYFVNRLQYSVRDVIVDSSLCGMGRGAGNTTTELAVSFLNRKYDRDYEMDQILDAIDLYMEYFKANYSWGYSTPYFISGMYCCHVNNIAYLLKNHRTNARDMNEIIKSLDPQDRIKYDYDLLEEKYIENQNRIVDDEDSLSILRSDLQNRNILLIAPGKSTLTEIYKIKEYIKVKDPVVIEVNAVNPEYDADYLFLISSSRYDYAKSIYPEQFDKMKKILLSNIAADYGEQDLVINFNRVVKRGWVYFDNAVIDCLRLLHLLGAGNVAIAGFDEFKAYYNESYADESLPAVNPGADHVKMNDEIHDMFRDFKKTVGDSMKIEFITDSIFDK; from the coding sequence ATGCAGCAGTTGCTTGATTGCACTCTCAGAGACGGAGCATATATAGTTGATGCAAAATTCGGTACTTCTGCGATCAGAGGTATAGTCAGTAAGCTTCAAAATGCCAATATAGATATAATCGAGTGTGGTTGGCTTAAGAATTCCGATCATAAGATAGGCACAACATTCTTTCATGTTCCCGAAGACATCAAGATGTATGTAGATACGAAAAAAGAGAGCTCCATCCTGGTAGCTATGATCGATTGGGACAGATATGATCTTGATCATCTTCCAGACAATGATCACAGTATCCTTGATGCAATCAGAGTAGTATTCCCTCGAGGTAAGGCGAAGGAAGGAATAGAGGTTGGAAGGAAGATTCTTGAAAAGGGATATAAAGTCTATTTTCAGGCTGCCAATACTTTAGCTTATTCTGATGAAGAGCTGATCGAACTGGCCAAATGTGTTAACGGGATCGATGCCGAGGCGTTGTCTATCGTTGATACGTTCGGTGCTATGTACGAAGAGGATCTGGACAGGATCATAGAAACGCTGGATGAATATCTGGACCCAAATATAAAGATCGGATTTCATTCACATAATAATCAGCAGCTGTCTTTCGCGTTAACACAGTATTTTGTTAATCGATTGCAGTATTCCGTCAGAGATGTGATTGTAGATTCCAGTTTGTGCGGCATGGGTCGCGGAGCAGGTAATACAACAACCGAACTTGCTGTCAGTTTTCTCAACAGGAAATATGATCGTGATTATGAGATGGATCAGATACTCGATGCGATCGATCTTTACATGGAATATTTCAAAGCCAATTATTCCTGGGGTTACTCAACTCCATATTTCATTTCCGGCATGTATTGCTGTCATGTAAACAATATTGCATACCTTCTTAAGAATCACAGGACAAATGCCAGGGATATGAACGAAATCATTAAATCATTGGATCCTCAGGACAGGATAAAATATGATTATGATCTTCTTGAGGAGAAATATATCGAGAATCAAAACAGGATCGTTGATGATGAAGACTCGTTGAGCATCCTGAGATCCGATCTGCAGAACAGGAATATCCTTCTTATCGCTCCCGGTAAATCAACACTCACTGAGATATATAAGATCAAGGAATATATCAAAGTCAAGGATCCGGTTGTCATTGAGGTTAATGCAGTAAACCCGGAATATGACGCGGATTATCTCTTCCTCATATCGAGCAGTCGTTACGATTACGCCAAAAGTATCTATCCGGAGCAGTTTGATAAGATGAAGAAGATACTTTTGTCGAATATCGCGGCTGACTATGGTGAGCAGGACCTGGTGATAAATTTCAACAGAGTAGTTAAGCGCGGATGGGTTTATTTTGACAATGCGGTGATCGATTGTTTAAGATTGCTTCATCTGTTAGGTGCGGGTAATGTAGCCATCGCAGGTTTTGATGAGTTTAAGGCGTATTATAATGAATCATATGCGGATGAATCTCTTCCGGCAGTTAATCCCGGGGCGGATCATGTGAAGATGAATGATGAGATCCATGACATGTTCCGGGACTTTAAGAAAACCGTAGGCGATTCAATGAAGATAGAATTCATTACAGACAGTATATTTGATAAATAA